Proteins from a genomic interval of Toxotes jaculatrix isolate fToxJac2 chromosome 5, fToxJac2.pri, whole genome shotgun sequence:
- the si:ch211-284k5.2 gene encoding uncharacterized protein CFAP97D2 has protein sequence MHRSYQPLKPVTNRYLQQRWDQNNYENHRRKVISALPAVDTKGMKTPTHVQLKLKKLQLQDERLSIIDRDNRLLASKLADIVCSKGLVDHRNQYHLRSLNANKRREELLQVSHQNQAIYQRITSRQSEYRRQLWLNDWEKAERRRDDISQYPRGLADKRRSHRKVKFAAVEDSVRSTSCSKSDTDKTDGEP, from the exons ATGCACAGGTCCTACCAGCCGTTAAAGCCCGTCACCAACCGCTACCTGCAGCAGCGTTGGGACCAGAACAACTACGAAAACCACCGCAGGAAG GTGATCTCTGCCCTGCCTGCAGTGGACACCAAGGGCATGAAGACACCAACTCATGTCCAGCTCAAACTGAAAAAACTACAG ctgcaggatgAGCGGCTGTCCATCATTGACAGAGACAACCGCCTCCTTGCCTCCAAACTGGCCGACATCGTTTGCTCTAAAGGCCTGGTGGACCACCGGAACCAGTACCACCTGAGGAG tcTGAACGCTAacaagaggagggaggagcttCTGCAGGTCAGCCATCAGAATCAGGCCATCTACCAGCGGATCACATCCCGCCAGTCAGAGTACCGCCGCCAGCTGTGGCTGAATGACTGGGAGAAGGCAGAGCGCAGGCGGGATGACATCTCCCAATACCCCCGGGGGCTGGCAGACAAACGG aggTCGCACAGGAAAGTGAAGTTTGCAGCTGTGGAGGACAGCGTGAGGTCGACGAGCTGCAGCAAGAGCGACACTGACAAGACCGACGGAGaaccctga